The following are encoded in a window of Congzhengia minquanensis genomic DNA:
- a CDS encoding alpha-L-fucosidase, with translation MQILPTDRQLEFLDWEFGVFFHFGIRTFYEGHKDWDGLEMPLEGFNPTELNCEDWIQTSRDAGAKYAILVCKHHDGFANWPSKYTDYAIHNTPFRNGRGDVVKEFTDACRKFGLKVGLYYSPAQMGYSEIDDSAYDDYFINQISELLTGYGKIDYLWFDGCGSEGHSYDTKRIVAEIRRLQPEIMLFNMWDPDTRWVGNEAGLAPVNVEYVVNRVPFSEKNEPDDELGQDMFLPPECDVTMRKDNWFYSDSDEDTVKSVEELMGLYYYSVGNGANLLLNIGPDRRGLLPEKDKQALLAFGREVKRRFQSPVAQGFTVEENEATVLLDELTLVDHVVIEEDLKTGDPVSEFEIFVKPHKGWHGGIQVYCGKTIGHKRIVRIPAVSAEQVSVVFRSKEGKAKLKDVKLYCLK, from the coding sequence ATGCAAATTTTACCGACAGACAGACAATTAGAGTTTTTAGACTGGGAATTCGGTGTGTTTTTCCACTTCGGAATTCGGACATTTTACGAAGGCCACAAGGACTGGGACGGTTTAGAAATGCCCTTAGAGGGCTTTAACCCTACAGAGTTAAACTGTGAGGACTGGATTCAAACATCTCGGGATGCGGGAGCAAAATACGCAATTTTGGTTTGCAAGCACCACGACGGATTTGCTAACTGGCCTTCAAAGTACACAGACTATGCCATTCACAACACGCCTTTCCGAAACGGCAGGGGCGACGTGGTAAAAGAATTTACCGATGCGTGCAGAAAATTCGGTCTTAAGGTGGGGCTTTACTATTCGCCGGCGCAGATGGGCTATTCTGAAATTGACGACAGCGCATATGACGACTATTTCATCAATCAAATCAGCGAGCTGCTGACGGGATATGGCAAAATTGACTATCTGTGGTTCGACGGCTGCGGCTCAGAGGGACACAGCTACGACACCAAGCGGATTGTGGCAGAAATCAGACGGCTTCAGCCGGAAATTATGCTGTTTAACATGTGGGATCCGGATACCCGCTGGGTGGGAAACGAGGCTGGGTTGGCCCCGGTGAATGTGGAATATGTGGTGAACCGTGTGCCGTTTTCGGAAAAGAATGAGCCGGACGACGAGCTGGGGCAGGACATGTTTTTGCCGCCGGAGTGCGACGTTACCATGCGGAAAGACAACTGGTTCTACAGCGACAGCGATGAGGATACCGTAAAATCTGTAGAGGAGCTTATGGGGCTTTATTACTATTCGGTGGGAAACGGCGCAAATCTTTTGCTGAACATTGGGCCGGACAGGCGCGGACTGCTGCCGGAAAAAGATAAGCAGGCGCTTTTAGCCTTTGGCAGAGAAGTGAAGCGCAGGTTTCAAAGCCCGGTTGCCCAGGGGTTCACTGTGGAGGAAAATGAAGCAACGGTTCTGCTGGATGAATTGACCCTCGTAGACCATGTTGTGATTGAGGAGGACTTAAAAACAGGCGATCCGGTTTCAGAGTTTGAGATTTTTGTGAAGCCGCACAAGGGCTGGCATGGCGGAATTCAGGTATATTGCGGCAAAACCATTGGGCATAAGCGGATTGTAAGGATTCCCGCTGTCAGCGCGGAGCAGGTTTCGGTGGTATTCCGGTCAAAAGAGGGAAAGGCAAAGTTAAAAGACGTGAAATTGTATTGTTTGAAATAA
- a CDS encoding cofactor-independent phosphoglycerate mutase, whose product MKYVIFLGDGMADYPIETLGGKTPLGKANKPNMDALCASGETGLVKTVDDALPPGSDVANLSVMGYDPTLYYTGRSPLEALSIGVSLKDSDITFRANLVTLTDENVYENKTMADYSSGEITTAEAQELIAYIKEHIKLPNISFYGGTSYRHLMVWDGGSKNVTLTPPHDISDRKITDYLPKGDGAEAILDIMKQSYALLKDHPVNKNRIARGLNPANSLWIWGEGTKPRLSLFADKFGLSGTMISAVDLLKGIGTGAGMDVLEVQGATGTIDTNFDGKAQAAINALKRGADFVYIHMEAPDECGHHGDLEGKIKSIELIDEKVVGPVTDFLKSTGEAFKILITPDHPTPIRLKTHVHDAVPFVIYDSRTSHAGGSGLSYCEENAEKTGLFISPGHKLIERFLGE is encoded by the coding sequence ATGAAATATGTTATTTTTTTAGGCGACGGCATGGCGGACTATCCCATAGAGACATTAGGGGGAAAAACACCGCTTGGCAAAGCCAATAAACCGAATATGGACGCACTCTGCGCCAGCGGCGAAACAGGGCTTGTAAAAACCGTGGACGACGCCCTGCCCCCCGGCAGCGACGTCGCAAACCTAAGCGTAATGGGCTACGACCCCACACTGTATTACACGGGCCGCTCTCCCTTAGAGGCGCTGAGCATCGGCGTATCGTTAAAAGACAGCGACATAACGTTCCGCGCAAACCTGGTTACTTTAACCGACGAGAATGTGTATGAGAACAAAACCATGGCGGACTATTCCTCCGGTGAAATCACCACTGCCGAGGCCCAAGAGTTGATTGCGTACATAAAGGAGCACATAAAACTCCCAAACATATCCTTTTACGGCGGTACCAGCTACCGCCACTTAATGGTTTGGGACGGAGGCTCGAAAAACGTGACGCTAACGCCCCCTCACGACATTTCAGACCGGAAAATCACTGACTATCTGCCCAAGGGCGACGGCGCGGAAGCGATTTTAGACATTATGAAACAAAGCTATGCCCTGTTAAAAGACCACCCCGTAAATAAAAACCGGATTGCACGAGGCTTAAACCCTGCCAATTCCCTATGGATTTGGGGCGAGGGCACCAAACCCCGTCTTTCCCTTTTTGCCGACAAATTTGGCCTGTCCGGCACCATGATTTCGGCTGTGGATTTGCTGAAAGGCATTGGAACAGGTGCAGGAATGGACGTTTTGGAGGTGCAGGGTGCCACCGGAACCATTGACACCAATTTTGACGGCAAGGCCCAAGCCGCAATAAACGCATTAAAGCGCGGCGCAGACTTTGTTTATATTCATATGGAGGCCCCTGACGAGTGCGGCCACCACGGGGATTTAGAGGGCAAAATTAAGTCCATTGAACTGATTGACGAAAAGGTGGTTGGCCCTGTGACAGACTTTTTAAAATCCACCGGCGAGGCGTTTAAAATTTTAATTACGCCCGACCACCCCACGCCAATTCGCCTGAAAACCCATGTGCACGACGCGGTTCCCTTTGTAATTTACGACAGCAGAACCAGCCATGCAGGCGGCTCGGGGCTTTCTTACTGCGAGGAAAACGCAGAAAAAACGGGGCTTTTTATTTCTCCGGGTCATAAACTCATAGAACGGTTTTTAGGTGAATAA
- a CDS encoding polyphosphate polymerase domain-containing protein, whose translation MAIEVFNRFENKYLIDADTFYELTGALHSRMVPDVHNPVCPDKKDGKHEYAYYTISNIYYDTEDDYLIRQSLSHPLYKEKLRLRSYGVPGLDDIVFLELKKKFQGIVNKRRTKIPLCTAYTFLNGEHYGTLPEPQPCMNLQVLKEIGVFLKRYALVPKVYIAYDRLAFFDKNSGDLRISFDKNIRTRRHGLQLEKGDFGDSLILENQRLMEIKSAGAMPLWLSALLSELGVFKKSFSKYGTEYTNYLQAGREPAAPISEILAAAGLSSFPPATGTINEGM comes from the coding sequence TTGGCAATAGAAGTGTTTAACCGGTTTGAAAACAAATATTTGATTGATGCCGACACATTTTATGAACTCACCGGTGCGCTGCACTCCCGAATGGTGCCGGACGTCCATAATCCCGTATGTCCGGACAAAAAGGACGGAAAGCATGAATATGCTTACTACACCATCAGCAACATATATTACGACACAGAGGACGATTACCTGATCCGCCAATCCCTTTCCCATCCGCTGTATAAAGAAAAGCTGCGGCTCAGAAGCTACGGCGTGCCGGGTTTAGACGATATTGTGTTTTTGGAGCTTAAGAAAAAATTTCAGGGAATTGTAAACAAACGGCGGACGAAAATACCCTTATGCACTGCATATACTTTTTTAAACGGCGAACACTATGGCACCTTACCAGAGCCGCAGCCTTGTATGAACCTGCAGGTTTTAAAAGAAATCGGCGTGTTTTTAAAACGGTATGCGCTTGTTCCAAAGGTATATATCGCCTATGACCGGCTGGCTTTTTTTGATAAAAATAGCGGGGATTTACGGATTTCCTTTGATAAAAACATTCGAACCAGAAGGCACGGCCTGCAATTGGAAAAAGGAGATTTTGGCGATTCGTTGATTCTGGAAAACCAGCGTTTAATGGAAATTAAATCGGCGGGCGCAATGCCACTTTGGCTCTCTGCCCTGCTCTCGGAGCTTGGTGTTTTTAAAAAGAGCTTTTCGAAATATGGAACGGAATATACAAACTATTTGCAGGCAGGGCGGGAGCCTGCCGCTCCGATTTCCGAAATTCTGGCGGCAGCTGGGCTTTCGTCATTTCCCCCTGCAACGGGCACCATAAACGAAGGGATGTAA
- a CDS encoding DUF4956 domain-containing protein, which produces MNDFLNLITQGAGSSIQGISSAIVTMLFAIVFGLVIGITYMATSKRQYAQNFVVTVVMLPSILSMIIFLVGSNLAMAFSLAGTLSIIRFRSAPGDPKDIGYIFAAIAAGLASGVGLYVYGILFVAVFSLLMVLLFFSKFAKPKSNRKILKITVPENLDFNTAFDELLEKFTARHEMVRVKTTNLGSLFELSYDITLLKNCNEKAFLDELRCLNGNLTISLSAPISEQQY; this is translated from the coding sequence GTGAACGACTTTTTAAATTTAATTACACAGGGCGCAGGCAGTTCCATTCAAGGAATATCGTCTGCCATTGTCACCATGCTGTTTGCAATTGTATTCGGCCTTGTCATTGGAATTACCTACATGGCTACCAGCAAACGGCAGTATGCGCAAAATTTTGTGGTAACGGTGGTGATGCTTCCGTCTATTTTGTCCATGATTATCTTTTTAGTGGGCAGCAACCTGGCAATGGCCTTCAGCCTGGCGGGAACGCTGTCGATTATTCGCTTCCGAAGTGCGCCGGGCGATCCGAAAGACATTGGCTATATTTTTGCAGCCATTGCGGCAGGGCTTGCCAGCGGCGTCGGACTTTATGTTTACGGCATTTTGTTTGTTGCCGTGTTTAGCCTGCTTATGGTTTTGCTGTTCTTTTCAAAATTTGCTAAGCCAAAATCGAACAGAAAGATTTTAAAAATAACCGTTCCAGAGAATTTGGACTTTAACACTGCATTTGACGAGCTGCTGGAAAAATTTACTGCTCGTCACGAAATGGTGCGGGTGAAAACCACAAACCTGGGTTCTCTTTTTGAACTCAGCTATGACATAACGCTTTTAAAAAACTGCAATGAAAAAGCGTTTCTTGACGAACTCAGATGTCTGAACGGAAACCTTACTATTTCGCTGTCCGCGCCAATTTCAGAACAGCAATATTAA
- a CDS encoding CotH kinase family protein: MKKIISALVMSALLITVCPAAFGAETMSISNTEEFSAFLKEVNSKNSGLNAVLQADIDISSLENCTVGTEETPFSGTFDGNGHKISGYTVSGAEKTAGLFACIGTAGTVKNLDVEGNVSCSRAAGIAGVNSGRLDNVRNFVTVMGTQNTGGICAENRGTIVNCENLGDVYILGQAAGGGICAKNSGSVLSCSNYGKVSGNSGNLFSEHTGGIAGENTGIIEDCTNAAAVSGGNYTAGISAFNEGAFSVLKVLNFGGVSGLTNYTAGIAAFAGGDGKLSGAKNYGSVKGYGTHTAGIAADCKVPLSDSENHGPVSGSDYVAGILALAENTVVNCTNYAESTGASYVGGIAAHLNGGSLSVCRNFGRISADSHFAGGIAALAENAAIETCMNFADIFGAVSGAGNFAAGAIAKMTASSARDIASVGNVTGRDTVGGVVGYKEGSLTCAFKLDCYDGAVLNDTNKEQTAFVYARSDYNYQTGQAPLFDSGALAWMLNTQEETVPGRNVWSQGEEGYPILADSYHKPVKKIICRLNGGETVYYTNADGRITLDETTQNPDAHFYNEIGTEVGRGEILADESVEATVFVTNGEAFLNALNDEQVREITLAEDIVLSGPIPVSRGVKITGNGKQLLLKNNGFVLTDGALVLENLSIQASGAAASMTGGSLEVRGFCNISKSLGLRMSGGTFRLSGRLYNALESETNPSMIIDGTAAASGVERYVANENNEYFYHRRQKSGFAWDIVIPAAQNGLACDLYPSYGSEYVYFFLPCNTDLSSVCYQVRDIGGTVLNTYENVDLSGDLEPLVDVKMKQFKIKALKSSLPTLQITIDENFGRIEDMNSSADHSAKCYGDLILTVTEQDAKEKGFQNIVSKDKKEDTPGSLEIRGRGNYTWTSDLSEKKPYQFKLEEKEDLLGMGAAKTWILLKNNNDLIKNKLGLDLAKEIGLEFTADSAFVDLFMNGQYLGNYLLTEKVEVGKQRVNITDIDDEIKKEGLTPDTDLTGGYLLEIDNSWDEPLQIRHNNIWITVKSPEKVADKVSEDNGYAYIQERMTNILDSVFTDGKMPNGRSYLDYIDPESFAKYFWHQEFLKNGDCGRGSTFFYKDRDSIDPFIYAGPIWDNDRILEGNYPEGWYLNTIDIAGTTFPTFYQQLSKRRDFVKYLIYYYENSNLKEVFAKANEKIDEYKAYLAESAKMNSLRWGIHDLSIDWYKPLLVNRAKWIDEHYKTLLDETEPDENALHSYFENNNIVLEFSNTEKKNKEYKALIAQYDAEGRLIAVDLVPFSVKAEELVKTLTMKRNQVCRQIRTYILAPGGGVLAESGMRVK; this comes from the coding sequence ATGAAAAAAATAATATCGGCGCTGGTTATGTCGGCACTGTTGATAACGGTTTGTCCTGCTGCCTTTGGGGCAGAAACCATGTCTATTTCAAACACTGAGGAGTTTTCGGCCTTTTTGAAAGAAGTTAACAGCAAAAACAGCGGTTTAAATGCGGTTTTGCAGGCAGACATTGACATCAGCAGCCTTGAAAACTGCACGGTGGGAACGGAAGAGACACCCTTCAGCGGTACCTTTGACGGAAACGGACACAAAATCAGCGGATACACTGTGTCCGGCGCAGAGAAAACCGCAGGGCTGTTTGCCTGTATCGGCACGGCCGGCACGGTGAAAAACCTGGATGTAGAGGGCAATGTTTCCTGCAGCCGAGCCGCGGGAATCGCAGGTGTAAACAGCGGTCGGCTTGATAATGTAAGGAATTTTGTAACGGTTATGGGAACGCAGAATACCGGCGGCATTTGCGCAGAAAACAGGGGAACTATTGTAAACTGTGAGAATTTAGGCGATGTGTATATTCTGGGGCAGGCGGCAGGCGGCGGTATTTGCGCAAAAAATTCTGGCTCTGTTTTGTCCTGCTCAAATTACGGCAAGGTCAGCGGAAACAGCGGGAATCTGTTTTCGGAGCACACCGGCGGCATTGCCGGCGAAAACACAGGAATAATTGAAGACTGCACCAATGCGGCCGCCGTTTCCGGCGGAAACTATACGGCCGGCATTTCGGCATTTAACGAGGGTGCGTTCAGCGTTTTAAAGGTTTTGAATTTCGGCGGGGTTTCCGGCCTGACAAATTACACCGCAGGCATTGCAGCTTTTGCAGGCGGAGACGGAAAACTTTCCGGCGCAAAAAACTATGGTTCTGTGAAAGGGTATGGTACGCATACGGCGGGCATTGCTGCAGACTGCAAGGTTCCGCTTTCAGACAGTGAAAACCACGGGCCGGTTTCCGGCTCGGATTATGTGGCCGGAATTTTGGCTTTAGCGGAAAACACGGTTGTTAATTGCACCAATTATGCAGAGAGCACGGGCGCGTCTTATGTGGGCGGCATTGCGGCACATTTAAATGGAGGAAGTTTAAGCGTGTGCCGGAATTTTGGCCGTATTTCAGCTGATTCCCACTTTGCCGGGGGAATTGCGGCGTTGGCGGAAAACGCGGCGATAGAAACATGTATGAACTTTGCAGACATTTTCGGCGCTGTGAGCGGCGCAGGCAACTTTGCGGCAGGGGCAATCGCCAAAATGACCGCGTCTTCGGCGCGGGATATAGCCTCCGTGGGGAACGTGACCGGGCGCGACACCGTTGGCGGCGTTGTGGGGTATAAAGAGGGCTCCTTGACCTGTGCGTTTAAATTAGACTGCTATGACGGCGCGGTTTTAAACGATACCAACAAAGAGCAAACCGCATTTGTTTACGCCCGCTCGGATTATAACTACCAAACGGGGCAGGCACCGCTGTTTGATTCGGGCGCGCTGGCATGGATGCTGAACACCCAGGAGGAAACCGTTCCCGGTAGAAATGTGTGGTCCCAGGGGGAGGAGGGCTATCCCATTTTGGCAGACAGCTATCATAAGCCCGTGAAAAAGATTATTTGCCGTTTAAACGGAGGAGAAACGGTTTATTACACCAATGCAGATGGCCGCATTACATTAGATGAAACAACGCAAAACCCCGATGCACATTTTTACAACGAAATTGGCACTGAGGTAGGCAGAGGGGAAATTCTGGCCGATGAAAGCGTTGAGGCAACGGTCTTTGTTACTAACGGGGAAGCGTTTTTGAACGCCTTAAATGATGAGCAGGTGCGTGAAATTACGCTGGCAGAGGACATTGTGTTAAGCGGCCCGATTCCGGTGAGCCGCGGAGTTAAAATAACGGGGAATGGAAAACAGCTGCTTTTAAAAAACAATGGCTTTGTTCTTACAGACGGAGCGCTGGTTTTGGAAAACCTTTCAATTCAGGCAAGCGGCGCCGCAGCTTCCATGACGGGCGGCTCTTTGGAGGTGCGGGGATTTTGCAATATATCAAAAAGCTTGGGGCTTCGCATGTCCGGCGGCACATTTCGGCTTTCCGGCAGGCTTTATAACGCTTTGGAAAGCGAAACAAACCCCTCCATGATCATTGACGGGACGGCCGCGGCAAGCGGTGTTGAACGTTATGTTGCAAATGAAAACAATGAATATTTCTACCACCGCCGGCAAAAGTCCGGCTTTGCGTGGGACATTGTCATTCCTGCGGCGCAAAACGGGCTTGCGTGCGATCTCTATCCAAGCTACGGCAGCGAATATGTTTATTTTTTTCTGCCCTGCAACACAGACCTTTCCAGCGTGTGCTACCAGGTGCGGGACATTGGCGGAACTGTTTTAAATACATATGAAAATGTGGATTTATCAGGCGATTTGGAACCCTTAGTGGACGTGAAGATGAAGCAGTTTAAAATTAAGGCTCTAAAGTCTTCCTTACCAACACTGCAAATTACTATTGACGAAAATTTTGGCCGAATTGAGGACATGAATTCGTCTGCCGACCATTCTGCTAAGTGTTACGGAGATTTAATCCTTACTGTGACGGAGCAGGACGCAAAAGAAAAAGGCTTTCAAAATATTGTGAGCAAAGATAAAAAGGAGGACACGCCCGGCTCGCTGGAAATTAGGGGGCGGGGAAACTACACCTGGACGTCTGATTTAAGTGAAAAGAAGCCCTACCAGTTTAAGCTGGAGGAAAAAGAGGATTTGCTGGGCATGGGTGCGGCAAAAACCTGGATTTTGCTGAAAAACAACAACGACCTGATAAAAAATAAGCTGGGGCTGGATTTGGCAAAGGAAATAGGCCTGGAATTTACGGCAGACTCTGCATTCGTCGATCTGTTTATGAACGGACAATATTTGGGGAATTATTTGCTCACCGAAAAGGTTGAGGTTGGAAAGCAACGTGTGAACATCACAGACATAGATGATGAGATTAAAAAAGAGGGGTTGACCCCCGATACGGATTTAACCGGCGGTTATCTTTTAGAAATTGACAACAGCTGGGACGAACCGCTGCAAATTCGCCACAACAACATCTGGATAACCGTGAAAAGCCCGGAAAAGGTTGCAGACAAAGTGTCGGAAGACAATGGATATGCCTACATTCAAGAGCGCATGACAAATATTTTAGACAGCGTGTTCACCGACGGAAAAATGCCCAACGGCAGAAGCTATTTAGACTACATTGACCCGGAAAGCTTTGCGAAATATTTCTGGCACCAGGAATTTTTGAAAAACGGAGACTGCGGCCGGGGAAGCACATTCTTTTATAAAGACCGGGACAGCATAGATCCCTTCATCTACGCCGGGCCAATTTGGGACAACGACCGTATTTTGGAGGGGAACTACCCCGAAGGATGGTATTTAAACACCATTGACATTGCGGGCACAACGTTTCCAACCTTTTATCAGCAGCTTTCCAAACGCAGGGATTTTGTGAAATACTTGATTTATTACTATGAAAACAGCAATTTAAAAGAAGTATTTGCAAAGGCCAATGAAAAAATTGACGAATATAAAGCGTATCTGGCTGAGTCTGCTAAAATGAACAGCCTGCGATGGGGAATTCACGACTTGAGCATTGACTGGTATAAGCCGCTGCTCGTAAACCGAGCCAAATGGATTGATGAACATTATAAAACCTTGCTTGATGAAACGGAGCCGGACGAAAATGCACTGCACAGCTATTTTGAAAACAACAATATTGTGCTGGAATTTTCGAACACAGAAAAGAAAAACAAAGAGTATAAAGCGCTGATTGCGCAGTATGATGCAGAAGGCAGGCTCATAGCTGTTGATTTGGTACCTTTCAGCGTAAAAGCAGAAGAACTTGTAAAAACCTTAACCATGAAACGAAACCAAGTGTGCAGGCAAATTAGAACCTATATTCTTGCGCCCGGCGGCGGGGTGTTAGCAGAATCCGGCATGCGGGTAAAATAA
- a CDS encoding LysM peptidoglycan-binding domain-containing protein, whose protein sequence is MFHKFTAAISAVLLSVVMCVPVLGFSAGGTVRYEGIDVSEWQGEIDWQRVKDAGIEIAYIRSSAGSAYRDPRFAENYAGAKENGIKVGFYHYVTARNTDQARQQAEFFVNIIGSTTPECRLAMDFESFGSLTVAQINEISEVFLQTVQERSGRQVCIYSDASNARSVFDERLTKYPLWVADYYVENPEPNGKWNVWAGFQFTDVGRVDGINGNVDRDIFTDLLLEDETVPNVPDGTPHENGAEISYTVRRGDTLWAIARRYGTTISEIVGINKIVNPNLIYVGEVLKIIPGQTEEGVAPVQTVTVKRGDTLWAIARQFNTTVSAIADLNGIQNPNLIYPGQVLKITPGAGGAADTTVRYTVRRGDTLWAISRRFNTTVSAIANLNGIRNPNLIYPGQVLTIPA, encoded by the coding sequence ATGTTTCATAAATTCACTGCGGCGATTTCCGCAGTTTTGCTATCTGTGGTGATGTGCGTTCCTGTGCTGGGGTTTTCCGCCGGAGGCACCGTCCGGTATGAGGGGATTGACGTCAGCGAATGGCAGGGGGAGATCGACTGGCAGAGGGTAAAAGATGCCGGAATTGAAATAGCATATATCCGTTCGAGCGCGGGCAGCGCATACCGCGACCCGCGGTTTGCCGAAAACTATGCCGGTGCAAAGGAAAACGGCATAAAGGTTGGGTTTTATCACTATGTGACAGCAAGAAACACAGACCAGGCGCGGCAGCAGGCGGAGTTTTTTGTAAACATTATTGGCAGCACTACGCCGGAGTGTAGGCTTGCCATGGACTTTGAAAGCTTCGGTAGCTTAACTGTTGCTCAGATAAACGAAATTTCGGAAGTTTTTTTACAAACCGTGCAGGAACGTTCCGGCCGGCAGGTATGCATTTACAGCGACGCCTCGAATGCACGCAGCGTGTTTGACGAACGCCTTACGAAATATCCTCTCTGGGTGGCGGACTATTATGTGGAAAACCCGGAACCCAATGGTAAATGGAACGTTTGGGCCGGGTTTCAATTTACCGATGTCGGCCGTGTAGACGGCATTAACGGAAATGTGGACCGGGATATTTTTACAGACCTGCTGCTGGAGGATGAAACTGTACCAAATGTTCCTGACGGAACGCCCCACGAAAACGGGGCAGAGATTTCTTACACCGTTCGCCGGGGCGACACGCTTTGGGCAATTGCGCGGAGGTATGGCACCACGATTTCGGAAATTGTGGGAATTAACAAAATTGTGAACCCCAACCTCATCTATGTTGGCGAGGTTCTGAAAATTATTCCCGGGCAGACGGAGGAGGGCGTTGCGCCGGTGCAAACCGTAACGGTTAAGCGGGGCGATACGCTTTGGGCAATTGCGCGGCAGTTTAACACCACGGTTTCCGCCATTGCAGATTTAAACGGAATTCAAAATCCCAACTTAATTTATCCGGGACAGGTGCTGAAAATTACGCCGGGAGCAGGCGGCGCGGCAGACACAACCGTGCGCTACACCGTTCGCCGGGGCGACACGCTATGGGCTATTTCGCGAAGGTTTAACACCACGGTTTCTGCCATTGCAAACTTAAACGGAATTCGTAACCCAAACCTAATTTATCCCGGGCAGGTGCTAACCATCCCCGCTTAA
- a CDS encoding HAD family hydrolase: MDKYAIFLDIDGTLSTGGKVPEENSRMIREAQKQGHYVFINTGRSFAYVPEHVKACADFDGFVCGLGADVRIHGEQVLSRTFSTELAMKLSELFLPMPEHVALFEGEDHIYFTKTWYDVPFGIQISSPEDFKTKYPEAKISKFTCEPVEKELLAPVLNELVLYDQGSYFEMAQKGCTKATAMQFAAEFLNIPHEQCVAIGDSVNDEDMLKAAGIAVVMENGDAAMKELATFLTASAEDAGVAKAIEKLIF, from the coding sequence ATGGATAAATACGCGATCTTTTTAGATATAGACGGAACGCTTTCCACAGGCGGCAAAGTTCCGGAGGAAAACTCCCGCATGATTCGTGAAGCGCAAAAACAAGGCCATTATGTTTTTATCAACACGGGCCGTTCGTTTGCTTATGTGCCCGAGCACGTGAAGGCTTGTGCAGATTTCGATGGATTTGTCTGCGGCCTGGGTGCAGATGTGAGAATCCATGGCGAGCAGGTTTTGTCCAGAACCTTTTCCACAGAGCTTGCTATGAAGCTCTCTGAGCTGTTTTTGCCAATGCCGGAGCACGTGGCGCTGTTTGAAGGGGAAGACCACATCTACTTTACGAAAACCTGGTATGATGTGCCGTTTGGCATACAAATTTCGTCACCGGAGGATTTTAAAACGAAATATCCCGAAGCAAAAATTTCGAAATTTACCTGCGAGCCAGTGGAAAAGGAATTGCTGGCGCCCGTATTAAACGAGCTGGTGCTCTACGACCAGGGTTCCTATTTTGAAATGGCGCAAAAGGGGTGCACCAAGGCGACGGCAATGCAGTTTGCGGCAGAATTTTTAAACATTCCCCACGAGCAGTGCGTCGCCATTGGCGACAGCGTGAACGACGAAGATATGTTAAAGGCTGCCGGAATTGCGGTGGTAATGGAAAACGGCGACGCCGCCATGAAAGAGCTTGCTACCTTTCTCACCGCCAGCGCAGAAGACGCAGGTGTGGCAAAAGCCATTGAAAAGTTAATCTTTTAA